The sequence below is a genomic window from Syntrophorhabdus sp..
GGCAGAAAGGCGATGTGGCGGGCCATCTTGATGGCCTCTTTCAGTTTGCGCTGGTGATTGGCGCAGGTCCCCGTCATCCTCCTGGGCATGATCTTGCCCCTCTCCGTGATGAATGATTTGAGAAGCTTGGGGTCCTTGTAATCGATGACTATGTTGGAATCCTGGCAGA
It includes:
- a CDS encoding 30S ribosomal protein S18; this encodes MRTTRSDSPKKRVYVRRRVCRFCQDSNIVIDYKDPKLLKSFITERGKIMPRRMTGTCANHQRKLKEAIKMARHIAFLPFTTLLK